The nucleotide sequence CTTCAACTCCTTTAAAATTACACAAGGTCACTTTCAAAACAGTATCATCTACCTTGGTAAGATCATCCACGATCTTCAAACGCTCGTAATATTTATTAATCTCCTTATAAAAACTATCATCCTGAGTCTCTATATATGCAGAGTTCTTTCCGCAAAGTACCAGTTGGGTATGCTCTAAGGTTCTTCCAATTTTAATGAACTTATTGGCATCATCTCTTTTTAAAGGATTCAGATAAACTTCTTTGCCTTTATAGACCACATACGTTCCGTTTTCTGCAAAGAATAACATCCTGTCCTTTATCCTTTCAAATTTACTTTCAAGGTTATAGAATTGTCTTCCGCTTGCTACAGAAAACATAATTCCTTTCTTTGTTAGCGCTTCTTCAATTTCCCAAAAATCTGGATGTATTTGATGCTCATCATTAAGCAACGTTCCATCCATATCTGTGACGATCAATTTTATCATACTATGTTTTAAAAAAGGGCAAAGATAAGTTATATCAAGGCAGATAAAGTTAAGATTGTATCAATTCTAAGTGTCGAATGGTCGGTCATCCAATGTCATAAAAAAAGCACCTCAAAATAAATTGAAGTGCTTTTGTTTTAAAATATAGTATCGATTAGAATAGAATAGCGTCTACTAAGGCTCCTACCAGTGCTAGAATAACGGCTAACCATATAGAGGTAACAAAACCAATTGTTTTAAAATCTTTGCTTAATTGATCTGCAAGCTCTATAATTATAGCATATACTACAACTCTTATTATAAACCCTAAACCTAAGAAATAGAAAATTCCTAAAGTGGCAATATTGAGAACAACTGTAAGGATCCAGCTTAGAAAGAAGCTCAGAATACCAATTAATAGCGCCACGATAAGAGCGGTTTTAAAACCTTTAAGGTGAACTTTAGTCATCATCTTAGCTGCGCCTAAAAGAACTAGAGCATCAATAACAATATGAAGTATCCATTGTAACATATATTAATTTTTTTTTGGTTAGTTAATCTAAAGTAATAAAATTCCAGCAATTGTTAATCATATGCTGTTGCTGGCTAAATTCGCTTTTTGAGTGTTGTGGGCTTCGCATTAATAACCAGTTCCCAAATAGCTTTGATATTAGCAAGTTTCTCTCTAAATATAATTTGCTGAGTTGCTTTAT is from Gillisia sp. Hel1_33_143 and encodes:
- a CDS encoding HAD family hydrolase, with amino-acid sequence MIKLIVTDMDGTLLNDEHQIHPDFWEIEEALTKKGIMFSVASGRQFYNLESKFERIKDRMLFFAENGTYVVYKGKEVYLNPLKRDDANKFIKIGRTLEHTQLVLCGKNSAYIETQDDSFYKEINKYYERLKIVDDLTKVDDTVLKVTLCNFKGVEENTFHHFKEYKDDFKVAIAASVFIDITTLTANKGNAIKGIQEEMNITPEETLVFGDYLNDLEMMQNAKFSYAMKNAHPEIKSASNYVTNFDNNQNGVLRTIKELGLLKN
- a CDS encoding phage holin family protein, with the translated sequence MLQWILHIVIDALVLLGAAKMMTKVHLKGFKTALIVALLIGILSFFLSWILTVVLNIATLGIFYFLGLGFIIRVVVYAIIIELADQLSKDFKTIGFVTSIWLAVILALVGALVDAILF